TTcgctcttgccacagagggcaagacgggggcagtgggttcaaactacagcacagcagatttagattaaatcttgGGAAATACTTCCTAACTGTGAGAACAGTAGGAGAATGGAATTGACtgccgagggaggttgtggaagctccttcagtGGAGGTGtccaaaaggaggctggatagttATCTGTCTTcgatggtttagacacaataaatcctgcatcttggcagggggtgagacttcactacctgccagatcagcgggcagcgatcagtccagtggggattgatttatcgcgtctagtctagatgcaataaattgatccccgagcgctctcccgtcgactcctgtactccagcgccgtgagaggtgcaggcagagttgacaggggagcggcaacagtcgactcaccacggtgaagacacGACGggaagtcgatctaagtacatcaacttaacattattcacatagctgaagttgcgtaacttagatcgatttcctccacacacacccagcgTAGACCAGGCTTTAATGATCATTGCAGTCCTTTCtaacctatgattctatgatattgtcAAGATCCAAGAGAAGAAAAGTCAGTTGTGCTTAGCTGCTGCACTTGAATAATGGAATaagtccattttaaaaaaacagtagcAGTTGTGACTCGTGTCTAAATGTCAATTGGTACCTATTGTCTAATTAGGAGGAAGCACGAACCAGTGGGAGTTGGGAGACTtgttttctattcctggctctgaaaATGTCTCTAAATTACTTCTGCCAGTTGTGTATAACCTCTCTGAatgtggtttccccatctgtgatatGGGATAATGAACTTGCAAAAAATGCTTTCTAAGATCTCTAAGGaaaaaatgcaaagtattttGTTTAGTAGGGAGTATCataaacttcttttttttttttttgggcaagAATATCTTGGGAGATAGTAATGATGGAACATGAGATGGTGATGCCATTGGGCTATAATGCTACAGAATAAAAAGAAGTtaatctgcttcagtttccaACAAGTACAAGATGCTGAAGATAATCCTTTACAAAAAGAAACAACCaaatcctcccccctccccacatacacaaTTGACAACTTTTAAAGAACTGCATTAAATTAATATAAACCTGACATAAGTTTGTCACCAAAATTTAATTCCTTTTCAAAAATAATCTTGTTGGCATTTTGTAGCTAATCTGCAAATAATCATTTTAAACATCAGCGGTCTAAAAATCTAGTAAAACTGCTTAGCATTTTCCAAGGCCCAGTTCAATATCTGTGGAGACAGAGATTAATTTAATTAGATATACTTTACTCAGTTGGATCCAGTACTGAGCTAACAGGAGTCAAGTATAACTTTTGAAACCCCTGGGTTTTGCTGTATGTGTTGCTTACACAAGTACAGTAACTAGGTAAAAAACATCAAAAGGAGATACTAAGGAATTCTAGTCCACTTTTAAGATACTGTTTTTCTTAACTTTGTGGGAGCTTTGTTTATTTCAACCCAAAACAAATCCAGACATTGCTATTATTACAACAtgtggtttaaaacaaaacaaaatcccataTAAACACCCTTACAGTACTCATCGTGTAACCTCTTGTATGGAATGTTGGCCTAATTGGTCACACAAGCCACATAAACCCATTCAAGCTGACAtgtttggggaagaggaggaaaaataTCTCCGCAAAAATAAAACTTGCAATCGATTCCCATGAGGAAAGaataaattctttcttggccAGGGGGCGAAGATGAGAAGCAACATTACCAGGGCAGTTTGGgatagaaataataaaaaatgactCAAAAGTGGAGAATAAACATACTGCATTAGGGGGGGGAAATTATTGTTCTCCGCTGCAAAGAACTTGATTAAAACCTATTCTGTGTGACACAAACTCTTTAACAATTGGCTTATTCAGGCAGACTGAAAACGACACTTGCAGCCTGCAAGTGAAGGAACAGTGTCTCCATTGATGAGCAAATCAGCTGACTGTTTATTACAATTCGCTAAAAACAAAGGCCCAAACTTAGCAGTTCTGTCTTTTGTTTGAATCAGTTCAAGAGAGAAGCTTTAAACTCATGAGGCTGTTGAGCAGCATTGTTAACAAGGACTCGCGTCTACTTCTAGATCAACAATACAAAGTTTGCCAGGCCCATGCGGTTCATGGCTTTGAGCTTCCCAGGCTGCCCTCTGTGctttctcctcttccctctgAAGTACAGTTCACGCTAATTGGAAACAATGCTTCAGAGGGTTTGTTTAGTGAATCTTATGTGACTAGCTATAGGTAATTGGGCTCTGTGTTTGGTGACTTTTAAGTTAGACTAGTAACTATCCAAGAAATTCCAAACACTTTTGCTCCCTAATAATACAGAAtttcttcaattaaaaaaaggtATTTCCCCAACTTCATTGTCTCTGTACCACTTAATACACACACTGAAATAGCGCTCTTTAAATAAGTAAAAAATAGGCTACAGGCCTTGCTTTGTCTCAACTTTTTAATTCCAGTATGTGGATTTGTTTTCAGTGACTTTAGTTTGTTACGCTTAGATCCTACAGTTTATAAATGCTTTAGGTGTGTTAATAGATGGTAATCTTGGGACCACAGAAAAAGGAATTGGCATATTAAGGTGATCCAGTGCCAAGGTTTTGGTGCATAAATTTTTGCAATATAGGCTACATTGTGTCTCTGCTCGAAAGGGATATTGACATCCTCTTTAAAAAACGTTGTATTAGTAACATAGGCACTCTTCTTTCCTCCCTCCTGGAGTCTAGGCTCTCTTGTGATGTGCTGTCTGCGTGGCGCTGCTGAAGCACACTGATTGTGCTCTGCCTGGTCCTGGGTAGAAGAAGGAAGCACTGTTTGTCTGGTACCCCCGTGTGCCTCAGACAGAGCTGGGATCTCATCTATGAGCATATGAGATGGTGTTGTCTTGTGCCTCTCCCACAGAGAGAACCACTGAAAATCCCTACTCCCTACAGAGGATAGAACTGCTTCCTCCCCATGAAGGGCAGgaatgggggaggagaaagagagagaactagCGTAAGCACTCATGAGAGTAGGGAGCAGTTTGTGATGGAGGTGAGTGAggctaggggcttggctacacttgcaagttgcagcgctgagGCTTTCTTTTCCTGCGCTGCTGcttacacacaccacacacaggggcagcacacagcgctgcactctggctgctgctgctggtgtggCCCTGGGGGGGTGGGTAGGGGTAGCGCGCATTGCAGCTCAGCTGCTCTGCTCAtcaatggacacacacacacacttattggCTCTTTATTCCGGGAATAATAAGAGatctttaaatttaaataaaaactaaaatttgttttgttttttgttgcagCTTTGTTTGTTGTTTTCCGGAGCTCTCTTGAGCTTGTTTTCTTAGCTCGCTTTCTAGCTGTGCTGCTAATCTGCTTTGTGATCAATCTGTCAATCAATcaatcctcctctccccctctctcctccactcCTCAGCTCTCGctcttgccctgctgctgctaacaaaaacaaacaataaaacttGCTGTCTCCTGTTGTCTGCTGTACATCAAAATCAAATGAGAAACAGGCAGGAAGGAGGCAGGGAGTCGTGCAGGCTGAGTGCAATTAAGTTTAAGGGGaggggtcagaaaaatgttctgatttttgttCTCAGGAACACAAAGTCACAGTGTtaaactctctctccctctctctcccccccctctttccccccctccacccccctccaccccaaaacACCCCACACTTCCAATGctggatagctgcccataatgcatcactgcCAATAATGCATGAAATGCtgccaaatgtggccacactgtgGCCACCTGCGCTGTGGCACACACACACCAGGCACACACCCAGCGCTGCCACTAGATCTCCTAGCTCCCTACCTGTAGGGAGCGAGGAAGAGAGATCCTGCCCTCCCACCCAGCAGCCAAGAAGATTGCTCCTGGGATAGGCTTGCGGAGGTCTGGCTTGATGGAAAGAGGCTAGCGTCTGTCCTTATTGGTTTTAACCCATGTGAAAGGTGGTAGCTCTCAGATGGCCTAGCAGGACCGCCTTCTTTCTGACTAGGAAAGGCTGAGTAAGCACAGCGGAgcagaaaggaaggaaggggCTGTGCGGTGCTAAATCCCTGATGTGGTGGTTGGTTTACCTTTGGTCAGGAGAAAATTGAAATGCAACATTCAGAAGGCTACCAGCAGATCTCTGCGCTAGAAGATGACCTGGCACAGACGACAGCTATTAAAGATCAATTACAGAAGTACATTCGAGAACTCGAGCAAGCAAATGATGACTTGGAAAGAGCAAAAAGGTAATGCGGCTGCTCTTAACCCTTCCCTACCCAGCTCTTGCTCTCTTTTGTGAAGCTAGCAGAACTGAGCATGTCCATTTCTATGCTGTGCCAGCTAGCACTGTGGTACTGTCTGCTCTTGCTACAGGTGTTGAGCTGCTGCCTTCCTACAAGTGGGTGAGTGGAATGTGAGGCTGGTCAATTTCTTACAAGGTTGAAATTAAAACATTGGAGCGTCTCACACCAGAAATACCGCAGTTTCTTTGTGTCCGAGTTGATGTTTTAGATGTGCTAGGAACCTAATGACTTCTGTGACATTATTTTTCTACACACAGAGCCACTATAATGTCTCTGGAGGACTTCGAACAGCGTTTGAACCAGGCCATTGAAAGAAATGCCTTTCTGGAGAGTGAGCTAGATGAGAAAGAGAATCTCCTGGAATCAGTGCAGCGATTGAAAGATGAAGCCAGAGGTTAACTAACTGATTTATATACAGCCCTGTCCACCTGCCTTCCAAAGTTTTCATTAAATCCTCCCCTCGAATATGGTGTGGAGATAGTAAGAAGAGAGAGACCTTAAAAATGCTGTCGATGGAAGCTTCACTCTCCTTGATGGAATAGAGATCCTGTCTGGGCTCTTGTCTTGGATAGTAGTTGCATGCTGCTCTCCTCTCTGTCCTACTCTGATGCCTAGGGAGAGCAGGGTGGGTGGTATTGTAGCTTTTTGGCATATTTCTACAAATCGGAGACATGCTTTGAAAACACATTGTAGAATTCAGTGTTTCGTCAGTTGGGCTTTTAGCTAGATCAGGTGCATTTTCTAAATATTCTTCTGACTTGTAGAAACGCCCAAGGAACTTGTAGCCTTGTCCACCCGGCTCCTCTGAAGTACTGCTGTCATTCTATAGCAGACCATGCAGTCCGagatatatcccagaatgctctcTTCTCTGCTGTTgcctctgtgttttaaaacaaTAAGAAAAGCTGACTGGCTTAGGGGGATATGATCTGACTGCCCACTTCATTGTGAACTGACAGGACATGAATTTTAACAAATGCAACAGAGATATTGTCAACTTCTGTGATGAGAGTGGAGCCAGTAAGGAGAATAAAGGGACAGAGTAATATGCAGAGCCAGTATGTAACACAGACACCATGAATGAGTGCTGATTCCCCTCCACGACTTCAGCAGTTAGTTTCCTGATTGTTGTCTCTAGCAGTAGGACCAGAAGAGAGGAAGGGTGACTTTGTAGCTAAAGAACTGGACAAGGAATTGGGAGAACTGGGTTCTCTTttcagctctgtcacagacctcaCATGGCCTTGGACATGTCacctcacctctctgtgcctcagtaacccatctgtaaagcagggatacTAAATTCCCCGTTTTACATGGATGTAGGGAGGAGAAGTTCATTCACAATTGTGCAGTGCTCTGTTAGTAGGAAAATAAGCACCATAGAAAAACCTACAAGTAGGTGGTAATAATGGGAGAGAGGGACCTGTGCTTGTtttggggaggaggtggcagggaggggagggaccaTAAGCTTGGGGGTGTGACACTGTCCCAATAAAGCTTAGTTGCTGATCTCCCATTCTGGAATCTGGGATTTTGAGCCAGTTATAAGTGGCTAGTGCCAAGATTCCTGGGGCGTCGGCTGGGATGTGCATGTTCTTTGGAAGCTgaatgtgatttcttttttcaactGTGGCAGTGAAACACTCTGgcgccaggggtggccaacctgcaaCTCCAGAGCCtcctgtggctcttcagaagttaatatgtggctccttgtataggcaccaactccggggctggagctacaggcgccaactttccaatgtgccaggcagagggtgctcactgctcaacacctgactctgccacaggccctgcctctACTTcagcccttcccccaaggcccctgctccttcctgcccccttccctgagcctgccacgccctcgctcctccccctctccccagagcctcctgcacgccacagggcatggggaaggaaggggaggcactgatcagcagggcagctggcaggaggcggggagctgatgagggggctgctgatgtattactgtggctctttggcactgtacattggtaaattctggctcctcctCAGGTGCAGGTTAGCCACCCCTGCTCTGGAGCGATCAGTGTTAACGGCGTTCTTTGACAACACACAAACACTTCTTGCACCTATAGCTTCGGATTGGGACACGTATCCAAATGCTTTGTGCCTTTTCCTTCTCCTTTAGACTTAAGGCAAGAGCTTGCAGTGCAGCAGAAACAGGAGAAACCCAAAACACCGATACGAAGTACACTGGAGACAGAAAGGACGGACATAGCTGTGCAAGCAACCTTATCTGTGCCTTCAACTCCTGCAGTTCGTAGGGGACCCAATGTCAGTATAAGCACCCCAGGAACGTTTAGAAGAGGTAAGAGTGACTGGCATTTGCTAACATAAGGTTACTACACAATACCAATACTTGTTGAGTAATTTTTCAGTCTAGACTCACTGTTCCTGGTATATGTTGAATTTCTATCAAACTACTGACTATAGAAGAAGCTGAGAAATGTGGAACTGAACATGACAGGTATTGAAGTGTTTAACACATTGAAGGACAGTAATCTATTTTGAATACCTGTCATGGGTTCAGTATGAATGTTTGGGTAGATTTATAGCCAGTGCATTATAACTCACCCATGTTGTATTAAAACatgagcttaaaaaaaaaaacaacaccttcTGGAGCAAGGTAGTTCACTAGGTTATAATTTGCACTCATTAACCATCCCTGAATCTGCATGAGTTTGGTAGAAAGGAGATTGGAGGTCTCAGCAGCAGGGGcgggctctagcaatttcgctgcctcaagcacggtggcacgctgcggggagcgctctgccggtcaccggtcccgcagctccggtggacctcctgcaggcacgcctgcagatgctccaccgaagccgtgggaccagcggaccctccgcaggcacacctgcgggaggtccactggagccgtctgccgccctcccggtgccggcagagcgccccccgcagcgtgccgccccaagcacgcgcttggtgtgctggggcctggagccgcccctgctcagcagACACACTCATTTGTATTAGCCAGTTAGAGATGGAGGTTGCTACTTTACTTTAGAGCTGCTTCATTCTGGAACAACGGGAGACTTGTCTGTACCAAATTATAAAATATGGGCTCTCACCAGTGGTACTACTTGCTCATTTTTATGAGCACTAAAAATTTAAATAACTCCCAATTACACCTGCCCAGACTCTTTTTAAATTGAGTAAAAAGGAATAGAAATTCTGTTTAGGGGACTTCACtatattgtgtgtgtgcacatacacTGTGAGTGTTTTCTTGTGATCGTGTCTGACACTAATAATTTAGCGTTACTTTAACCACTTACTAGAACTGTATGTGTATATCCTGACTGGTACTTTTAGCCTAATGTGTTCCAGCTGGAAGCACTTGCTATGTTTTATAGTATGTTCACATAAGAGAGAGAGGATCCAGAAATTCTTGCAATACAGGCAATAAAACTTTGGGTCATGTGAACGTCTCTGGATGACCTTCTTTTTAGTTgctgtctttctctctctggttCCATTGCAAGTTACAGAGACAGACTAGAACCCTTCTCTTGAAATCTAAAGGCTTAAAAGCTTCTTTCAAAACCAGTGCAAATTAAAGTCCAGCATCTCTTCAGTGCAACTTGTCATGTCGGAAGGATGTAGTGATTTATATTTCCAATGGGAATGAAGAGAATTGCAGTTCAGCTAAAAAGAGAGGAGAGAAGATTGCTACTCACCATTTACAATCTCTCTTTAGTGCTGTGGGGATACTTAAGGTTCTGCTAAGTTTTCTCATATATAATGAGTAAAATATCCCTTTTATTAACCCTTCTCTCTCAAAGGTTTTGAGGATAGTTACAGCGGGACCCCTCTCACACCAGCTGCCAGGATATCTGCGCTGAACATTGTGGGAGACTTACTGCGGAAAGTGGGGGTAAGAAGGATTCAGTCATTagttaaagcaggggtaggcaacctatggcacgggtgccgaaggcggcacgcaagctgatttttcagtggcactctcactgcccgggtcctggccaccggtccggggggctctgcattttaatttaattttaactgaagcttcttaagcattttaaaaaccttatttactttacatacaacaatagtttagttttatattatagacttagagaaagagaccctctaaaaacgttaaaatgtgtgactggcacgtgaaaccttaaatcagagtgaataaatgaagactcggcacaccacttttgaaaggctgccgatccctgaGCTAAAGCTATGCAGAAAGGTGATGGGCGGCTATGTTTGTATTATGAGACTGAAAACCAGCATTAACCCTTTGCACCGCTGAATGAGTTAAACTAGACAGATGAACTCAGACCAAAACTTGGATCCAAACAGACTCTAATTCTGCATGAAAGAGATTAGAAAATTGTGAACTTTATTCGTAGCTCAGGCCTCGGCGTAGATAGACTGTACCTCAACAAGGGCCAATCGTTCCCTCTGTGGCTTTTGCCCCACTCAGTGTGCCAGCCAGAATAGCCTTTTCTCCCTTCTAGGTGTCTGAAATAGCAgcgggaaggggagggaaaagtGGAGCAGGCCAGCGTGTATGAGTGCCATGCTAGGGGAATATCCTGCACTCTCTCCAAGAGTGGTGCAGCAGAAATGCAGCCCAGGGGGAATTCTGGTTGAGTCCTCCTTTGATCTGCCTGATGGTGCCTGAGGCAGAATCTAGTTTGTTGGTGATTACTGCTCAAGTCATGTGTTCAGGAGACCCCAGGCATGCCACAGGGTGGGTGTGTGTTGGCTTTGGGGAAAAGGTTTGAAAGAACATTTAGTTTCATAAAGAAGTGATGCTTATAAAAGCAGCCTAGTTATAAAAGGTGTGTTAACCTCTAGGGAAATTGAGGCTCTTGTTGTTTAACTAAACAGAATGCTCAGTTGCTTTTCCATCCTTAACATAAGATCTAACTCCTTtacctctctcttcccctccccatccccccaaaacacacaataATTTTGCCATTTAATGAGAcacttaagggcctgattctgaagcCAGAAAGACTTGTGTATCAGCAGCACCTCTTCCTTCAAATTCAGAGCTCATGTATAGATTTGGGACTAGTAGCTAAAAGCTTCTTCTATTGGAGTCCTTGTAAATGATTAGAAAATCCTTCcatgggccctgtgctggggaaGAGAATGTTGTTTAACTCTCAGACAAACTGTTTGTTTGCTTTAGGCTCTGGAATCCAAACTTGCATCTTGTCGAAACTTTGTGTATGACCAGTCTCCAAACAGACCCACCATGTCCTCATCCATGTATCTGAACAAGAGCAGAGATGGCCTTGAAAAACGATTGAGCGGTTCCCATATGCCGTTGAGCGATAATGGGTAAGTGCTGATTGGCTGCAGTTTCTTAACACTGATCCTGTGGTTTGGTGATACACAGATCTTGATGCTCTAAAGTGAGTCTGAAGTCTGGGGCTGAAAGCTGGGGGATGGGTGGGAAGGTACAGAGTGGCTGGGGATTGGGCTAAGAAGAGTAGACTCTATCAAAATGCCTCCTGTTCTCTGTTTCTTATGGGCCATCTTCTGACATTTGCAAACTGCTCCTTTCCAGTCAGATATCCAGCTCCTTGCTGGTTGAGCTTCCTATAAATGGTCTATCTTCCTGAGATACTTCACACTTTTTGCTGACTCCTTGTGTAAAGCAGTGGTCTGATCTGACAGAAGTAAACTGCTCACATGAGGAGAAGGCGGGGAGCCAGTTGAGACATTGTGTTCTGACCAGTCCTGTCTTGAGGGGCTGGAAAATGCTCTTTCTCTGTTTACCTTCTGGTAGACCTCCCGGTCCCTTATAAAATCGGGCCATTACATCTGATGTTAACCTGGAGATAAGTGTTTCTCAAAAGGGATGAACTACTTCAGGGTCCTTTTTGCATTGCACTTTAGCATAATTGAAAAGAAGATACTAAACAGGGCATGGAGTAGTGACCTACAACAGGCTAATGTATATTTCCTTTAAAAGCACATTGCCATATGTTGTGTATCACGTGATAGCTGACCATTCAAACTAGCTAGCTGAAGGCTTTAAGTGTAACGAAGCACGAAACAGTAATATTCAAACAGGAAATTTTAGAGAGAGGGTGAAAAAATTCAGAAA
The nucleotide sequence above comes from Mauremys reevesii isolate NIE-2019 linkage group 10, ASM1616193v1, whole genome shotgun sequence. Encoded proteins:
- the NDE1 gene encoding nuclear distribution protein nudE homolog 1 codes for the protein MEDLEGNHFKSVEEETSYWKELAMKYKQCAENTQEELREFQEGSREYEAELETQLQQTEFRNRDLLSENNRLRMELESIKEKIEMQHSEGYQQISALEDDLAQTTAIKDQLQKYIRELEQANDDLERAKRATIMSLEDFEQRLNQAIERNAFLESELDEKENLLESVQRLKDEARDLRQELAVQQKQEKPKTPIRSTLETERTDIAVQATLSVPSTPAVRRGPNVSISTPGTFRRGFEDSYSGTPLTPAARISALNIVGDLLRKVGALESKLASCRNFVYDQSPNRPTMSSSMYLNKSRDGLEKRLSGSHMPLSDNGLGKRLEFGTRPSNIPAPLVHSPQGVVKMLL